The Moraxella haemolytica genome window below encodes:
- the yidD gene encoding membrane protein insertion efficiency factor YidD: MIKKVLIGLIWFYQKAISPLMSARCRYYPSCSHYGRWAILWHGTWAGLPLVAKRILSCHPLGGSGIDFVPVPMSVYHYRYVGSKSNHSGIGVFTDDFDYVGRLNHLMRTT; the protein is encoded by the coding sequence ATGATAAAAAAAGTGCTAATTGGATTGATTTGGTTTTATCAAAAGGCCATCAGTCCTCTGATGTCTGCTCGCTGTCGCTATTATCCAAGTTGCTCGCACTATGGTAGGTGGGCGATTTTGTGGCATGGGACTTGGGCAGGATTGCCTTTGGTGGCTAAACGCATTTTAAGTTGTCATCCCTTGGGTGGCTCTGGTATAGACTTTGTGCCTGTGCCAATGTCTGTGTATCACTATCGGTATGTCGGCAGTAAATCAAATCATTCTGGTATTGGGGTATTTACTGATGATTTTGATTATGTTGGTAGATTAAATCACTTGATGCGAACCACTTAG